One window from the genome of Acidobacteriota bacterium encodes:
- a CDS encoding xylose isomerase: MPSNDYQPKPEHKFSFGLWTIGNRGRDPFGEAVRPTIPPNDIVALLAEVGAWGVNLHDNDLVPIDASPSEHDRIVREFKKACERHGVVVPMATVSLFYDPVFRDGAFTANDPEVRAYAVQKTMRAMDLGAELGAKIFVLWGGREGTETDACRRPDHAVKNLRESINYLCEYNIDKKYAYKFALEAKPNEPRGDIYMPTTGAYLGLITSLDHPEMVGVNPEVAHEHMAGLNFVHAVAQAWEAGKLFHIDLNDQYPGRYDQDLRFGSATPKAMFWLVKFLEDVGYEGPRHFDAHAYRTEDISGVKDFARGCMRTYLILREKASRWNADKEIREILAEVNGTPSGHVGKYSSQNAKSLLSKSFDRATLSKKGLQYERLDQLTIDLLLGAR; encoded by the coding sequence ATGCCCAGTAATGATTATCAACCCAAGCCCGAGCACAAATTCTCTTTCGGATTGTGGACGATTGGGAATCGCGGACGCGATCCTTTTGGCGAGGCTGTGCGCCCGACGATCCCGCCGAACGACATTGTTGCTCTGCTGGCTGAAGTAGGAGCATGGGGCGTGAATCTTCACGACAATGACCTCGTTCCAATCGATGCCAGTCCGTCGGAGCACGACCGCATTGTGCGCGAGTTTAAAAAAGCGTGCGAGCGCCATGGCGTCGTCGTGCCGATGGCCACCGTGAGCCTTTTTTACGACCCTGTATTTCGTGACGGCGCGTTCACAGCTAATGATCCCGAGGTCCGCGCTTATGCTGTGCAAAAAACTATGCGCGCCATGGACCTCGGCGCGGAACTCGGAGCGAAGATCTTTGTGCTCTGGGGCGGACGTGAAGGCACGGAAACAGATGCATGCCGCCGTCCTGACCACGCGGTTAAGAACCTGCGCGAGTCCATCAACTATCTTTGCGAGTACAACATCGATAAGAAGTATGCATACAAGTTTGCGCTCGAAGCCAAGCCGAACGAGCCGCGAGGCGACATCTATATGCCGACTACAGGGGCATACCTGGGACTAATTACCTCGCTCGATCATCCTGAGATGGTCGGGGTAAATCCCGAAGTGGCACACGAGCACATGGCTGGTCTTAATTTCGTCCACGCCGTCGCCCAAGCGTGGGAAGCGGGAAAGCTCTTTCACATCGATCTGAACGATCAATATCCCGGGCGCTATGATCAGGATCTGCGCTTTGGATCAGCGACACCCAAAGCTATGTTCTGGCTCGTGAAGTTTCTCGAAGACGTAGGCTACGAGGGTCCTCGACACTTTGACGCTCATGCGTATCGTACTGAAGATATCTCGGGCGTGAAGGACTTCGCGCGCGGATGCATGCGCACCTACCTCATTCTTAGAGAGAAGGCCAGTCGCTGGAATGCCGATAAGGAAATTCGCGAGATTCTGGCTGAGGTAAACGGTACTCCATCAGGTCATGTAGGAAAATACTCGAGCCAGAATGCGAAGTCTTTGTTGAGCAAGTCTTTCGATCGCGCAACGCTTTCCAAAAAAGGACTCCAGTATGAGCGCCTCGATCAGCTTACGATCGACCTTTTACTTGGAGCGCGTTGA
- a CDS encoding membrane protease subunit, stomatin/prohibitin — protein sequence MNMADYGSRRQMSVGGLSRVLVTALILVLLFFMGACAITKVDTGNVGVLTKFGRVTGDVLPEGIHLVDPLKSSNQLSVRTQEQKETASVPSSEGLIMTLEASLLFHLDKDKAADVYQHLGADYQIKIVEPTMRSAIREATSSHGANALYTGERELVAKEIESNLASQLSARGIVVEKILLRDIQLPESLKRSIELKQASEQESLAMQFKLQKEKQEADRKRIEAQGIKDFQTIVAQGITPGLLEWKGIEATEKFAASPNAKVVIVGNQKNGLPLVLGGS from the coding sequence ATGAACATGGCAGATTACGGAAGCCGGAGGCAGATGAGCGTTGGAGGTTTGTCACGTGTGCTGGTGACGGCTTTGATTCTCGTGCTCCTCTTCTTTATGGGAGCATGCGCGATTACGAAGGTAGACACCGGAAATGTCGGTGTGCTGACCAAGTTTGGCCGAGTCACAGGCGATGTTTTGCCGGAAGGCATTCACCTGGTCGATCCACTTAAATCTTCCAACCAACTGTCAGTCAGGACTCAGGAACAAAAGGAGACCGCATCGGTTCCGTCCAGCGAAGGATTGATAATGACATTAGAGGCCTCGCTGCTCTTTCATCTCGACAAAGACAAGGCGGCCGATGTTTACCAGCATCTAGGAGCTGACTATCAAATCAAGATTGTGGAGCCCACGATGCGCTCCGCGATTCGCGAGGCAACTTCATCCCACGGAGCAAACGCGCTCTACACTGGGGAAAGAGAACTAGTCGCAAAAGAAATCGAATCGAACCTGGCGTCGCAACTCTCCGCCAGAGGAATTGTTGTTGAGAAGATCCTGCTGCGAGACATCCAGCTTCCTGAATCGCTGAAGCGTTCTATCGAATTGAAGCAGGCATCCGAACAAGAGTCTCTCGCCATGCAATTCAAACTGCAAAAAGAGAAACAGGAAGCTGACCGCAAGCGCATCGAGGCACAGGGCATTAAAGACTTCCAGACAATCGTGGCGCAAGGAATCACGCCAGGACTGCTTGAGTGGAAGGGGATCGAAGCCACTGAGAAGTTCGCAGCCTCGCCGAATGCAAAAGTGGTGATCGTCGGCAATCAAAAGAACGGGTTGCCGTTGGTGCTAGGCGGAAGCTAG
- a CDS encoding MFS transporter, with the protein MSCNGFRTAVNSISTTIDRDVSAYRGALQVLVTAFIALFCIVGLSLWGLPFFYDFMVRQFGWTRAQVTSGNAISKLIVGPAFGFFAGWMVDRFGPRQLMMVGILLAGSALVGLGGISSLGMFYVFYVFNALGYVCAGPLPNQVLLSRCFERSRGKAMGIAYLGIGLGGAVSPWISHLLVQRFGWQAALKLLGVLIVVLAFPLALSVRDVPAQRSISPTTTSHSGVRAAFKRTALYLLIAASMCSIAAVSGTQQNLKLFLSLDQHYSQEAATRILSLVLTFSMVGRLLMGWLADHFSVKYVMLLIYTLVASAIPFLFLAPATVPMYAFAILFGIGLGGDYMIIPLMTAEIFGLQILGTLLGVILTADGVAEAVSPWVVGDLRDISGSYTAGFSLLVAIALLGAGIAMMLPKKAKA; encoded by the coding sequence TTGTCGTGTAACGGCTTTCGGACTGCGGTGAACTCTATCTCCACTACGATCGACCGAGACGTGAGCGCCTATCGGGGCGCTCTCCAGGTGCTCGTGACGGCCTTCATTGCGCTCTTCTGCATCGTTGGACTATCGCTCTGGGGACTGCCGTTCTTTTATGACTTTATGGTGCGGCAGTTTGGATGGACGCGCGCACAGGTCACCTCGGGAAATGCCATCAGTAAACTGATCGTGGGCCCTGCATTCGGATTCTTTGCGGGATGGATGGTCGATCGTTTCGGCCCGCGTCAGCTGATGATGGTAGGGATTCTGCTCGCCGGATCGGCGCTGGTGGGACTGGGTGGCATTTCCAGTTTAGGAATGTTCTACGTTTTTTACGTGTTCAATGCCCTGGGATACGTCTGCGCCGGGCCGCTGCCGAACCAGGTACTGCTCTCCCGCTGCTTCGAGAGATCCAGGGGCAAGGCGATGGGAATCGCCTATCTGGGAATTGGACTGGGTGGTGCCGTGTCACCGTGGATCTCGCATCTGCTGGTGCAGCGATTCGGATGGCAAGCCGCGTTGAAGCTGCTGGGCGTTTTGATCGTGGTTCTCGCATTTCCCCTGGCCCTCTCAGTGCGAGATGTGCCCGCGCAGCGCTCGATTTCACCGACCACAACTTCGCATTCCGGAGTTCGGGCGGCATTTAAGAGAACAGCGCTGTATCTGCTTATCGCAGCCAGCATGTGCTCGATCGCCGCGGTCAGCGGAACGCAGCAAAATCTCAAATTGTTCTTGAGCCTCGATCAGCACTATTCTCAGGAGGCCGCGACTCGCATCCTTTCTCTTGTGCTCACGTTCAGCATGGTTGGACGGCTCTTAATGGGATGGTTAGCCGATCATTTTTCGGTTAAGTACGTAATGCTTTTGATTTACACGCTAGTGGCAAGTGCAATTCCATTTCTATTTCTTGCTCCTGCTACGGTACCGATGTATGCATTCGCCATACTATTTGGCATTGGGCTCGGCGGAGATTACATGATCATTCCCCTGATGACCGCGGAGATTTTCGGCTTGCAGATTTTGGGCACGCTGCTGGGAGTGATACTCACAGCAGACGGAGTTGCTGAAGCTGTTTCTCCATGGGTTGTGGGAGATTTGCGCGATATCTCTGGCAGCTACACCGCAGGATTTAGTCTGCTGGTGGCCATAGCGCTGCTGGGCGCCGGCATTGCGATGATGTTGCCGAAGAAAGCCAAAGCATGA
- a CDS encoding NADH:flavin oxidoreductase, giving the protein MNTNAIARIGSMHTVERFETHLRSLGVEIPCDREVLSGSDSPLARPLESGGIRIANRIAVQPMEGWDGAADGNPTEQTLRRWQRFGRSGAKLVWGGEAVAVSHAGRASPNQLVAAEHSRKGLERLRSALLAEHRQTTGSDDGLLVGLQLTHSGRFSRPNLKERAEPRILYRHPILDRRTGLPNDYPILSDFDIEQIIGEFHRAASIAWELGFDFVDVKHCHGYLGHEFLSAHTREGKYGGSFGNRTRFLHEVVEGIRASAPGLQVGVRLSAFDVVPFKPDPELSSSGKPGPGIPEDYGQLLPYRFGFGVNQQLPIEPDLREPIEFLSLLKELDIRLVNLTAGSPYYNPHVQRPALYPPSDGYLPPEDPLAGVARQLTIARDLKAHFPEIIFVGSGYSYLQDFLPAVAQAAVREDWIDFIGLGRVVLSYPEILWDALQGQPMQRKRICRTFSDCTTAPRNGLPSGCYPLDPYYKDSELGELLRNAKTKSNPATRPNLDVASEALTSIQEAGNDN; this is encoded by the coding sequence ATGAACACGAATGCGATCGCACGAATCGGGAGCATGCACACGGTGGAACGCTTTGAAACCCACTTGAGGTCTTTAGGTGTAGAGATCCCATGCGATCGTGAAGTGCTCAGCGGTTCCGATTCACCGCTGGCCAGGCCTCTTGAAAGTGGAGGAATCCGCATCGCGAATCGCATCGCAGTCCAGCCCATGGAAGGGTGGGACGGTGCCGCCGATGGCAATCCCACGGAGCAGACACTACGCCGCTGGCAAAGGTTTGGGCGCAGCGGCGCAAAACTGGTCTGGGGCGGAGAGGCGGTCGCGGTTTCGCACGCCGGCCGTGCTAGTCCGAATCAACTTGTGGCCGCTGAACACTCGCGCAAGGGACTGGAACGCCTGCGCTCCGCGCTACTTGCCGAACATCGGCAGACCACCGGCTCCGACGATGGATTGCTGGTCGGCCTGCAGCTCACGCATTCCGGACGTTTCAGTCGTCCTAACCTGAAGGAGCGTGCTGAGCCGCGAATCCTCTATCGGCATCCTATTTTGGATCGGCGGACGGGACTGCCCAACGATTATCCCATCCTCAGCGATTTCGACATTGAGCAAATCATTGGCGAGTTCCATCGCGCCGCGAGTATTGCATGGGAGCTCGGCTTCGACTTTGTCGATGTGAAGCACTGCCATGGATACCTCGGACACGAGTTTCTGAGCGCCCACACCCGGGAGGGAAAGTACGGCGGCAGCTTCGGGAATCGCACGAGATTCTTGCACGAGGTGGTAGAAGGCATTCGCGCGTCGGCGCCGGGCTTGCAGGTCGGAGTGCGACTCTCAGCTTTTGACGTTGTGCCCTTCAAGCCGGATCCAGAGCTATCGTCGTCGGGAAAGCCGGGACCCGGCATTCCCGAAGACTACGGCCAACTGCTTCCCTACAGATTCGGCTTTGGAGTAAACCAGCAGCTGCCGATTGAACCAGACTTGCGCGAGCCCATCGAGTTTCTCTCGTTACTCAAGGAACTGGACATTCGGCTTGTGAATCTCACGGCGGGAAGTCCTTATTACAACCCACATGTTCAGAGGCCTGCATTGTATCCGCCTTCCGACGGGTACTTGCCGCCTGAAGATCCGCTGGCCGGCGTCGCTCGACAATTGACCATTGCACGGGATCTGAAAGCGCATTTCCCCGAAATCATATTTGTGGGCTCCGGCTACAGTTATCTACAGGATTTTCTTCCGGCAGTGGCTCAGGCAGCAGTTCGTGAGGATTGGATCGATTTCATTGGTCTCGGCAGAGTCGTACTCTCGTACCCCGAGATTCTGTGGGACGCGTTACAAGGTCAACCCATGCAGCGCAAGCGAATTTGCCGCACTTTCAGCGATTGCACCACGGCTCCGCGGAATGGCTTACCTTCAGGTTGCTATCCACTGGATCCCTACTATAAAGATTCCGAATTGGGAGAACTCTTGAGAAACGCCAAGACGAAATCCAATCCCGCAACTCGACCAAATCTCGATGTCGCATCGGAAGCTTTAACCTCCATCCAGGAAGCAGGAAATGACAATTGA
- a CDS encoding dihydrodipicolinate synthase family protein, which yields MTIDSIRDRQKLRRKVTGIAAALLPYSSEGMIAVEAFQQHLVSTQRAGLMNAVNMDTGYVNYLSASEKQDVLRWTREALGKDTFVAGAYIEGEAGDIVALYRRAMDRIINFGGTPILFQTARLQGKSAREKIAVYAALCKGYESVLAFELGNIFAPNGEIFDDETVKGLLDIPEMKGMKHSSLDRIREFSRLALRDERRPDFAIYTGNDLGINIIEYGSDYLLGLATFAPEKFAERDRLWEAGAPAYYALSDALQHLGNIAFRDPVPAYKHSAAVFLHLMGRIPSDRAHPKNPLRPKWESEMLLDCARRLDLRSESGADVTVSGSRTTDRHKVVSDQRV from the coding sequence ATGACAATTGATTCCATCCGCGACCGGCAGAAGCTGCGGCGCAAGGTCACCGGCATCGCGGCCGCGTTGCTTCCATATTCATCGGAAGGCATGATTGCGGTCGAAGCCTTTCAGCAACATCTTGTGTCAACGCAGCGCGCGGGCCTGATGAATGCTGTGAATATGGACACCGGCTACGTGAACTATCTCAGTGCTTCAGAAAAGCAGGATGTCCTGCGATGGACGCGAGAGGCTCTGGGCAAAGACACTTTTGTAGCCGGGGCATATATAGAAGGAGAAGCTGGCGATATAGTCGCGCTTTATCGGCGCGCGATGGATCGGATCATCAACTTCGGCGGCACTCCGATTCTATTTCAGACGGCCCGGCTGCAGGGCAAATCGGCGCGCGAAAAGATCGCGGTTTATGCGGCTTTGTGCAAAGGATACGAGAGTGTTTTGGCGTTTGAACTCGGTAACATATTCGCGCCAAACGGGGAGATCTTCGACGATGAGACGGTAAAGGGATTGCTGGATATTCCCGAAATGAAAGGGATGAAGCACTCCTCCCTCGATCGCATTCGGGAATTCAGCCGTTTGGCGTTGCGCGACGAGAGACGTCCGGACTTCGCGATCTACACCGGCAACGATCTGGGCATCAACATAATCGAATACGGCTCAGACTACCTGCTTGGACTTGCAACATTCGCTCCGGAGAAGTTCGCCGAACGCGACCGCCTTTGGGAGGCTGGGGCACCAGCATATTACGCCCTCTCGGACGCTCTGCAGCATCTGGGCAACATCGCCTTTCGCGACCCGGTTCCCGCCTACAAGCATTCTGCAGCAGTCTTTCTGCACTTGATGGGCAGGATTCCGTCTGACCGGGCGCATCCAAAAAATCCGCTTCGGCCGAAATGGGAAAGCGAAATGCTGCTCGACTGTGCGCGACGTTTGGATCTCCGTTCCGAGTCGGGAGCTGATGTGACTGTCAGCGGGTCAAGAACGACGGACCGGCACAAGGTTGTGTCCGATCAGCGGGTTTAA
- a CDS encoding (2Fe-2S)-binding protein, giving the protein MALNVNGKTQDVDADPQTPLLWVLRDNLNLTGTKFGCGRGLCAACTVHLNGRATRSCITPLSTVQGKRVTTIEGLSPDRNHLSAVQQAWIAEQVPQCGYCQSGFIMAAAELLARKPQPTDDDINEALSGNLCRCGTYVRIRRAVHRAAEITRAELTRAAKGELA; this is encoded by the coding sequence ATCGCCCTCAACGTGAATGGCAAGACGCAAGACGTCGATGCCGATCCTCAGACTCCTCTTCTCTGGGTTCTTCGCGATAACCTGAATCTTACGGGCACTAAGTTTGGATGTGGCCGCGGGCTTTGTGCGGCGTGCACCGTCCACCTGAACGGACGCGCGACGCGCTCGTGCATTACTCCGCTCTCGACGGTGCAAGGCAAACGTGTTACGACGATCGAAGGCTTGTCTCCGGATCGTAACCATCTTTCCGCAGTACAGCAGGCCTGGATCGCCGAGCAGGTCCCGCAATGCGGCTACTGCCAGTCGGGATTCATCATGGCGGCTGCCGAACTGCTCGCGCGCAAGCCACAGCCCACTGACGACGATATCAACGAGGCGCTCTCGGGCAATCTGTGCCGATGTGGAACCTACGTTCGCATCCGCCGAGCGGTTCATCGTGCTGCCGAAATCACAAGGGCCGAACTGACGCGTGCTGCGAAAGGAGAACTCGCATGA
- a CDS encoding TonB-dependent receptor, with the protein MSAIDLKSRTLRGVLACVLAGAAWMAVVRSVAAQMTITGRFSGTVVDTSGAAIPGVTVAVVNLGTGLTRTVTTDARGFYVVTDLPVGNYSLAAEQKSFGREIRTGYHIDPDARVTVDFTLKPGAVTETVEVTGTGETVNTTSGEISRVVDAQQVETLPLNGRNYGQLVTLMPGAAVTDEDEMAVTTGLTASPFSVNGIRSDQNLHTVDGGFNLDSGSNGSLINNVGLDFVQEVSVKTSNFSAEYGRSAGAAVNVVTKSGSNRLHGGISEYFRNDYLDAVNYFSRDQVSGAAIKPPLRFNNPTWQLGGPIKRDKLFFYVGEQWKYLRSSTAPVKVTMPTTAELSGDFRDWKYNTLKLTKPASAPAGCTITNNVLSPQCITADGAAIAKLYGAMEQQAASFTNTGTGSNTIYQNAQPFDSREDFARVDLSLTQKHNIYLRYIHDEFSILLPSGFSCATDVPSCPEDRRRPGTSYQVAHTWTITPTLVNEAKINASWNGQRLNPVGDSWKRSTYGFVFPQLFPNGGGRFRNSIPDIMMSTFQTLKGQSHALLSPTTDIAPGDNLTWSHGAHTLKTGVLVIRNRKDQNARSLYAGAITFTGTGSNSSGNSLADALMGNFNKYEEASDDPVGHFRFTQYHAYVTDNWKVLRNLSLEVGVRYQYFVPWYTQANNLTNFDPALYDPSKAVTLKLDGTIDTTKGGNPFNGLIRAGSGGAPSAIPDGATRGLYQGQSTWAPRFGFALQPFNDNKTSVRGGIGLFYDTPEGNMIFDEVGNPPFSSSAVFNTASLSNPAGGAAPKAGGLSISAIDPNLKQAYSMTYSLSVQRELPSDVFLEVAYVGNQARHLMRKPDINMPSIATMLANQTLPSTQKATALDALRAYKGYSTINMFLSDAISNYNALQIYATKRKGDLTLTGSYTWSKNLTDSGGGNEDVRNSGASDNIEDATMRFLNYGPALFDHRHIFVTTFNYRLPSFRSESGFLGETLGGWELGGLTQLQTGGPFTVTGNSTFAGLTLPSSSRRRADYLGGPVQIDGPNATQWFNSAAFAPAPDGRLGNSGAGLVRGPGLYKWDFSLRKEFGLGREDLKLQFRADVVNAFNHTNFRFSSQTSELVNNTNISSGDYGHPTTAGPPRQIQLGMRLTF; encoded by the coding sequence ATGTCAGCGATCGATTTGAAATCCAGAACGCTGCGTGGCGTTCTTGCGTGTGTGTTGGCAGGTGCTGCGTGGATGGCGGTAGTACGCTCCGTGGCCGCGCAAATGACCATCACCGGCCGCTTCTCCGGAACGGTAGTGGATACTTCCGGTGCGGCCATTCCCGGAGTAACAGTCGCCGTGGTCAATTTGGGAACTGGGCTCACGCGCACCGTTACAACGGATGCCAGAGGCTTTTATGTAGTAACCGACCTCCCGGTTGGAAATTACAGTCTGGCCGCAGAGCAAAAGAGCTTCGGCAGAGAAATAAGGACTGGCTATCACATCGATCCCGATGCACGCGTGACCGTGGACTTCACCCTGAAGCCGGGCGCCGTCACCGAAACCGTTGAAGTGACGGGAACAGGCGAGACCGTGAACACAACTTCGGGTGAGATCTCGCGGGTTGTGGACGCGCAGCAGGTGGAAACCCTGCCGCTCAATGGCCGCAACTACGGGCAATTGGTCACGCTGATGCCGGGTGCCGCGGTCACGGATGAGGACGAGATGGCGGTTACTACTGGTCTTACAGCGAGCCCATTTTCGGTCAACGGCATCCGCAGCGATCAAAACCTGCATACCGTGGACGGCGGCTTCAATCTGGATTCAGGTTCCAATGGCAGTTTGATCAACAACGTTGGCCTCGATTTCGTCCAGGAGGTAAGCGTAAAAACCTCCAATTTTTCCGCCGAGTACGGACGCTCCGCCGGCGCCGCCGTTAACGTAGTGACAAAGAGTGGAAGCAACCGTCTTCACGGCGGTATTTCCGAATATTTTCGCAACGATTATCTGGATGCAGTGAACTACTTCTCCCGGGATCAAGTCAGCGGAGCGGCGATCAAGCCGCCGCTGCGCTTCAACAACCCCACCTGGCAGTTAGGTGGTCCCATTAAGCGCGACAAGCTCTTCTTCTACGTCGGCGAGCAGTGGAAGTACTTGCGCTCCTCGACGGCTCCGGTCAAGGTGACGATGCCTACGACGGCCGAGCTCTCTGGCGACTTCCGCGATTGGAAGTACAACACCTTAAAGCTGACCAAGCCCGCAAGTGCTCCCGCCGGCTGCACAATTACGAATAACGTACTCAGCCCGCAATGCATCACCGCAGATGGAGCAGCAATCGCAAAGCTTTATGGCGCGATGGAACAGCAGGCAGCCTCGTTCACTAACACCGGCACGGGGAGCAACACAATCTATCAGAACGCTCAACCGTTCGACTCCCGAGAGGACTTCGCGCGCGTCGATCTCTCGCTGACGCAGAAGCACAACATTTATCTGCGCTACATTCATGACGAGTTCAGCATCCTGCTGCCCAGCGGGTTTTCCTGCGCTACCGACGTACCAAGCTGCCCTGAAGACCGCAGGCGTCCGGGCACGAGCTACCAAGTAGCGCACACCTGGACGATCACGCCGACGCTGGTGAACGAAGCCAAGATCAATGCTTCCTGGAATGGGCAACGCCTGAATCCGGTAGGTGACTCGTGGAAGCGCAGCACCTACGGTTTCGTATTTCCGCAGTTGTTCCCCAACGGTGGGGGACGCTTTCGCAACAGCATTCCCGACATCATGATGTCCACCTTTCAGACTCTCAAGGGCCAGTCACACGCGTTGCTCTCTCCGACAACCGACATAGCGCCGGGGGACAACCTCACTTGGAGCCACGGGGCACACACGCTGAAGACCGGAGTGCTGGTCATTCGGAATCGCAAAGATCAGAACGCGCGTTCGCTGTATGCAGGGGCGATCACCTTTACCGGGACCGGCTCCAATTCATCCGGCAATTCGCTCGCCGATGCTTTGATGGGTAACTTCAATAAATATGAAGAAGCCTCCGACGATCCCGTCGGGCACTTCCGTTTTACGCAATATCACGCTTACGTGACTGACAACTGGAAGGTGCTGCGCAATCTCAGCCTGGAGGTGGGAGTCCGTTATCAGTACTTCGTCCCATGGTACACGCAGGCAAATAACCTGACGAACTTCGATCCTGCGCTCTACGATCCATCAAAGGCGGTGACACTCAAGCTTGACGGCACCATCGATACGACGAAGGGCGGCAATCCCTTCAATGGCCTCATCCGAGCCGGCAGCGGTGGCGCACCCAGTGCAATTCCGGATGGCGCAACGCGCGGGCTCTATCAAGGTCAGAGCACGTGGGCGCCGCGTTTTGGTTTTGCTCTCCAACCCTTCAACGACAACAAGACTTCAGTTCGCGGCGGTATCGGCCTTTTCTATGACACACCCGAAGGCAACATGATCTTCGATGAGGTCGGCAATCCGCCATTCTCAAGCAGTGCGGTCTTCAATACAGCAAGTCTTTCCAATCCCGCCGGTGGAGCGGCGCCAAAGGCAGGCGGATTGAGCATTTCGGCCATCGATCCAAATCTGAAGCAGGCCTACAGCATGACTTATAGCCTGAGTGTGCAGCGTGAATTGCCGTCTGATGTTTTTCTTGAAGTCGCATATGTTGGCAATCAGGCGCGACACTTGATGCGCAAACCCGACATCAACATGCCAAGCATCGCAACCATGCTAGCCAATCAGACGCTGCCATCAACACAAAAGGCTACGGCTCTGGATGCGCTCAGGGCATATAAGGGCTACTCCACCATCAACATGTTCCTGAGCGATGCCATCTCCAACTACAACGCTTTGCAGATCTATGCGACGAAGCGTAAAGGAGACCTCACGCTGACTGGCAGTTACACCTGGTCGAAAAATCTCACCGACAGCGGGGGCGGCAATGAAGACGTTCGCAACAGCGGTGCCAGCGACAATATCGAAGATGCCACCATGCGCTTTTTGAACTATGGTCCGGCTCTCTTCGATCACCGCCACATTTTCGTTACTACGTTCAATTATCGCTTGCCGTCCTTCCGCAGTGAGAGCGGTTTTCTAGGAGAGACGCTGGGAGGCTGGGAACTTGGCGGTTTGACCCAGCTACAGACTGGCGGGCCCTTCACCGTGACCGGCAATAGCACATTTGCTGGTTTGACCCTGCCCTCGTCCTCGCGGCGCCGTGCTGATTACCTTGGTGGGCCAGTTCAGATCGACGGGCCCAACGCGACGCAATGGTTTAATAGCGCTGCATTTGCTCCGGCTCCTGACGGCCGCTTGGGCAACAGCGGCGCTGGTCTGGTGCGCGGACCGGGTCTGTACAAATGGGATTTCTCTCTGCGCAAGGAATTTGGACTCGGCAGAGAGGATCTGAAGCTGCAATTTCGCGCAGACGTCGTAAACGCTTTCAATCACACGAATTTCCGGTTTAGTTCGCAAACCTCGGAGCTAGTGAATAACACCAACATCTCCAGTGGTGACTACGGACATCCGACTACGGCGGGACCACCGCGGCAGATCCAGCTTGGGATGCGGCTGACGTTCTAG